In Microbulbifer sp. GL-2, the following are encoded in one genomic region:
- a CDS encoding nitronate monooxygenase family protein, with translation MAQALLKKLGIPHPILQAPMAGVSTPELAAAVSNAGGLGALGLGASSAQKAAEQIRQTRKLTCAPFNVNLFCHRPARANPEREAAWLTHLAPYFATLGSTPPKTLQEPYQSFIGNSEMLKVILEEKPAVLSFHFGLPDQPTITALKDAGITLLATATNLAEARLAEEAGIDALIAQGVEAGGHRGVFEPEIDQEIGTLALVRLLSCQYSLPIIAAGGIMDGAGIQATFSLGASAVQMGTAFILCPESAANDAYRTALQNKGGLNTAITTNISGRPARGITNCFYHDLDQNAPLRPEYPICYSAGKALAAAATDAGSEDFSVQWAGQGAPLARALPAAELITTLVAELEACR, from the coding sequence ATGGCGCAAGCACTATTGAAAAAGCTGGGGATACCTCACCCCATCCTACAGGCACCAATGGCGGGCGTTTCTACCCCAGAACTAGCGGCTGCGGTTTCCAATGCCGGCGGTCTGGGCGCACTGGGCCTTGGCGCAAGCTCTGCGCAAAAAGCCGCTGAACAAATCCGGCAAACCCGTAAACTCACCTGCGCCCCTTTTAACGTCAACCTATTCTGCCATCGGCCAGCAAGAGCAAACCCAGAGCGTGAAGCTGCCTGGCTTACTCACCTGGCACCCTACTTTGCCACTCTCGGCTCTACACCACCAAAAACTCTCCAGGAGCCCTACCAAAGCTTTATTGGCAATAGTGAAATGCTGAAGGTGATTCTGGAGGAGAAACCGGCGGTACTAAGCTTTCATTTCGGCTTACCAGACCAACCCACAATTACAGCGCTCAAGGATGCCGGCATTACCCTGCTGGCAACAGCCACAAACCTTGCAGAGGCAAGACTTGCTGAAGAAGCAGGAATCGACGCGCTAATTGCACAGGGGGTGGAAGCCGGCGGACATAGAGGCGTATTCGAGCCTGAAATTGACCAAGAGATAGGAACTCTAGCTTTGGTTAGGCTCCTGAGTTGTCAGTACAGCCTGCCTATCATAGCCGCAGGTGGAATAATGGATGGAGCCGGTATTCAGGCCACATTCTCGCTTGGCGCTAGCGCGGTACAGATGGGTACCGCGTTTATCCTGTGCCCCGAGTCTGCTGCAAACGATGCCTACCGCACTGCACTACAAAATAAAGGTGGCCTTAATACAGCAATCACCACCAATATATCCGGGCGTCCTGCTCGAGGTATCACAAATTGCTTCTACCACGACCTGGATCAAAATGCCCCCCTTCGACCAGAGTATCCCATCTGCTATAGCGCTGGAAAAGCCCTTGCCGCCGCAGCTACCGACGCTGGCAGCGAGGACTTTTCTGTGCAATGGGCAGGCCAAGGCGCCCCCTTGGCCAGGGCCTTGCCTGCAGCCGAATTAATCACAACTTTAGTCGCAGAACTGGAAGCATGCCGCTAA
- a CDS encoding HupE/UreJ family protein: MQPGTEPKISLKGRSCQRMDEVGYPDIVGVTRYRCESSFLGAEDEVTSSMQIQLVYPVANPVLSTLVHFERLNGERVSIFNGPEVLDLKLPSRISFWECVSQYIEAGLDHIFEGYDHLLFVLCLVFIAQSLKTVLITITGFTLGHSLTLGLASLNYFTIRIDVVEVLIPLSIMMLAAEILKGKSSRYKETLAWRHPAAVAAGFGLLHGFGFSSALTELGLPYGQKMVALLSFNLGVELGQVIFVILVMFVVSFVGMIISSCHFPKSIFSKVIQSNIAMYPIGITGGYWLVERSLSLIY; the protein is encoded by the coding sequence ATGCAACCTGGAACCGAGCCCAAAATCAGCCTAAAGGGCAGAAGCTGCCAAAGGATGGATGAGGTTGGTTATCCCGATATAGTAGGAGTTACAAGGTATCGATGTGAATCTTCATTCTTGGGTGCTGAAGATGAAGTTACTTCAAGTATGCAAATACAACTTGTATACCCAGTTGCTAATCCTGTGTTGTCTACTCTGGTCCATTTTGAGAGATTAAATGGGGAGAGGGTTAGTATCTTTAACGGTCCGGAAGTTTTAGACTTGAAGTTGCCATCCAGGATATCTTTCTGGGAGTGTGTCAGTCAATATATTGAAGCGGGTTTAGATCATATATTTGAAGGTTATGATCATTTGCTATTTGTTTTGTGTTTGGTTTTTATTGCTCAAAGTTTAAAGACTGTTTTAATTACTATCACAGGGTTTACTTTAGGGCATTCGTTGACACTGGGGCTTGCCAGCTTAAATTATTTTACCATAAGGATAGATGTTGTTGAGGTGTTAATTCCATTGAGTATTATGATGCTGGCTGCTGAGATCTTAAAAGGTAAGTCCAGCCGCTATAAAGAGACTCTGGCATGGCGTCATCCCGCCGCTGTTGCTGCGGGTTTTGGATTGCTGCATGGTTTTGGGTTTTCCAGTGCTCTGACAGAGTTAGGGCTTCCCTATGGGCAAAAAATGGTCGCCCTGCTCAGTTTTAATCTAGGTGTAGAGCTTGGTCAGGTAATATTTGTAATACTGGTGATGTTTGTTGTTTCTTTTGTCGGTATGATAATTTCGAGTTGTCATTTTCCAAAGAGTATATTCAGCAAAGTAATACAGTCAAATATAGCTATGTACCCAATAGGTATTACAGGTGGGTATTGGTTGGTCGAGCGATCTTTGAGTTTGATATATTGA
- a CDS encoding PaaI family thioesterase — translation MRNKLFRKVLEGELPMPKAALTLGAKVLAVDGDAGSIEMEFDAKEEFTNPMGKIQGGFLAAMLDDTMGPALTATLDESQFAPTFELKTHFIAPVSVVKVLGRGRVVSRGSNICVLEGELFHGEVLVAKSTATALIRSFSSSAK, via the coding sequence ATGCGAAATAAGCTATTTCGGAAGGTTCTTGAGGGGGAGTTACCTATGCCAAAGGCGGCCTTAACTCTTGGTGCGAAGGTACTGGCTGTTGATGGTGATGCAGGATCTATCGAAATGGAGTTTGATGCTAAGGAGGAGTTTACTAATCCTATGGGAAAAATACAGGGAGGTTTTCTGGCAGCAATGCTTGATGACACTATGGGACCGGCTTTAACTGCAACCCTGGATGAAAGTCAGTTTGCTCCCACATTTGAGTTAAAGACGCACTTTATTGCACCAGTGAGCGTTGTTAAGGTGTTAGGTCGGGGAAGAGTTGTTTCCAGGGGGAGTAATATTTGTGTCCTTGAGGGCGAGCTTTTCCATGGGGAAGTCTTGGTAGCCAAATCTACAGCAACGGCTCTTATTCGGAGCTTTTCTTCCTCCGCAAAATAA
- a CDS encoding TIGR04219 family outer membrane beta-barrel protein has protein sequence MKKTAIAFSALLACSAASADTILGLDATAGVWLPGYTGDIGNDDYDLDNLSLGEDNITFIQVALEHPIPLVPNVLLAHSEIDTDGAALLEGTVTFDDETFQVGSDITTDLNLTHTDATFYYEVLDNWVNLDLGLTARMYDGEFTAVSETQAETVDLSGYLPMAYVMARFDLPFTGWSVIAQGNGTAYRGDTHTDLTAKVRWDFVPAIDLAVEAGYRVMSLDLEELDDLQSDIEIKGPYIGFNLHL, from the coding sequence ATGAAAAAAACCGCAATTGCTTTCAGTGCCCTCCTCGCCTGCAGCGCTGCCAGCGCAGACACCATTCTTGGCCTTGACGCCACTGCAGGTGTCTGGCTTCCAGGTTATACCGGAGACATTGGTAACGACGACTACGACCTGGACAACCTCTCTCTTGGCGAAGACAACATTACATTTATCCAGGTAGCCCTGGAGCACCCAATTCCCCTGGTACCTAATGTCCTACTCGCCCATAGTGAAATTGACACTGATGGCGCTGCGCTTTTAGAGGGTACAGTGACATTTGACGATGAAACCTTCCAGGTCGGCTCAGATATCACCACCGACCTCAACCTCACACATACCGATGCCACCTTCTACTACGAAGTGTTGGACAACTGGGTCAACCTGGACCTGGGTCTGACCGCGCGCATGTACGATGGTGAATTTACTGCCGTCAGCGAAACCCAGGCGGAAACGGTTGACCTCAGTGGCTACCTTCCCATGGCCTATGTTATGGCGCGTTTTGATCTGCCATTTACCGGCTGGTCTGTTATCGCCCAGGGCAATGGCACAGCCTATCGTGGTGATACCCACACCGACCTTACGGCAAAAGTGCGCTGGGATTTCGTACCGGCAATCGATTTGGCTGTTGAAGCGGGTTACCGGGTAATGAGCCTGGACCTGGAAGAGTTGGACGACCTACAGAGTGATATTGAAATTAAAGGCCCCTACATCGGCTTCAACCTGCACCTGTAA
- a CDS encoding peptidyl-prolyl cis-trans isomerase produces the protein MQWIWVAIKREPLIHFLLIALMLFGSAELLKLKGGSLDQEYTLTVSEDLLFKYIQYQKKTFSPGFARAYWQGLSSSEKAFLIDNYIHEEVLYREAISLGLEKNDQIIRRRLIQKLEYVTRGVAHEVDISQNALKNYFQHHQERYRLEASITFTHVFFDGRKHSAERMNVLALQTLENLRSKSEVFERSSGYGDRFPFHRNYVERTLQLVSSHMGEFLAQQVFTLPLNTWSGPFESPYGLHLVLVTKNTASRLPTFKEAAPMVVEDYRREKMDSASRQKLQKLIARYQIDWGVSVPDTSMSLTHAE, from the coding sequence ATGCAATGGATCTGGGTAGCGATAAAAAGAGAGCCATTGATACACTTCTTGCTTATCGCTTTAATGTTATTCGGTAGTGCCGAATTATTAAAACTGAAAGGGGGTAGCCTGGACCAGGAATATACTTTAACAGTAAGTGAAGATTTATTGTTCAAGTATATTCAATACCAGAAAAAAACTTTCAGTCCTGGCTTTGCCAGAGCTTACTGGCAGGGTTTGTCATCTTCTGAAAAGGCATTTCTGATTGATAACTATATTCACGAAGAAGTGTTATACCGTGAGGCTATCAGTCTTGGATTGGAAAAGAATGATCAGATCATTAGGCGTCGGCTTATCCAAAAGTTAGAATATGTGACTCGTGGAGTTGCTCACGAAGTTGATATTTCCCAAAATGCATTGAAAAATTACTTTCAGCATCATCAGGAAAGGTATCGATTGGAAGCGTCTATCACGTTTACCCATGTTTTTTTTGATGGTAGAAAGCATTCTGCTGAACGAATGAATGTGCTTGCATTGCAAACCCTTGAGAATCTCAGGAGTAAGTCAGAAGTTTTTGAAAGATCATCTGGTTACGGTGATCGATTTCCTTTCCATCGGAACTATGTTGAGCGTACTCTCCAATTGGTATCCAGTCATATGGGGGAGTTTTTGGCGCAACAGGTATTCACTCTGCCCCTGAATACCTGGTCTGGCCCTTTTGAGTCTCCTTACGGCCTGCACTTAGTCCTGGTAACAAAAAACACGGCAAGTCGGTTGCCAACCTTCAAAGAAGCTGCCCCTATGGTTGTGGAAGATTATCGTCGTGAAAAAATGGATAGTGCCAGTCGACAAAAATTACAGAAGTTGATTGCTCGTTATCAGATTGATTGGGGAGTTTCAGTGCCGGATACATCGATGAGTCTTACTCATGCTGAATAG
- a CDS encoding AraC family transcriptional regulator, whose amino-acid sequence MAENGHTTIATWVLPIIEALKPYCSQQKLLQHADIDYKYIRDTNRRIPLKNMKKLWDMAEVVSGNDCIGLEVSKFVSHTNLHALSYAHLASSSIRESLERSARFSNVISTAMRIAIRDHKKQLIVSLHKADDLPHDPSIHAIDAFIALLIKSSRKISPDLYNHLISINLTRSKPNNPKHHQLMYKCPINYCAEFCEIRFERRFAERPISTGNIELASVNEQALQDYLVRLRKNDIIGLVTKTVLDLMPIGELSQENIASTLGFSCRGLHRKLKEQGTSYQIILDRTRKYHAIQYLKQQELPITVITYRLGFHDTSSFSRSFKKWTGISPREYRKQHQHQKNNTKN is encoded by the coding sequence ATGGCTGAGAATGGACACACAACCATTGCAACTTGGGTTTTGCCAATTATCGAGGCTCTAAAACCTTATTGTTCACAACAGAAACTTCTTCAGCATGCAGATATTGACTACAAGTACATAAGGGATACAAATCGACGTATTCCTTTGAAAAATATGAAAAAATTATGGGATATGGCCGAGGTTGTATCCGGTAATGATTGCATTGGCCTGGAGGTCTCCAAATTTGTAAGCCACACAAACCTCCACGCGCTAAGCTACGCTCACTTGGCCAGTAGCTCAATAAGAGAAAGCCTGGAGCGATCAGCACGATTCTCAAATGTAATCAGTACGGCCATGAGAATCGCTATTCGTGACCACAAGAAACAGCTGATTGTATCCTTGCATAAAGCCGATGATCTGCCTCATGATCCAAGCATTCATGCCATCGATGCCTTTATTGCCTTATTAATAAAATCCAGTAGAAAAATATCTCCAGACCTTTATAACCATTTGATTTCCATTAACCTTACACGATCTAAGCCTAACAACCCTAAACATCATCAATTAATGTACAAATGCCCTATCAACTATTGTGCAGAATTCTGTGAAATACGATTTGAGCGCAGATTTGCAGAACGCCCCATCTCCACTGGAAATATTGAATTGGCCTCTGTAAACGAACAGGCACTGCAAGATTATTTAGTACGGTTAAGAAAAAATGACATAATTGGACTTGTAACCAAAACTGTATTAGACCTGATGCCTATAGGCGAACTATCTCAAGAGAATATTGCAAGCACACTTGGCTTCAGCTGTCGTGGTTTACACAGAAAATTAAAGGAACAGGGTACCAGCTACCAGATAATCTTAGATAGAACTCGCAAATATCATGCTATCCAGTATCTCAAACAACAAGAATTACCGATAACAGTTATTACCTACAGACTTGGCTTCCATGACACAAGCAGCTTTTCAAGAAGCTTTAAAAAGTGGACCGGAATATCACCTAGAGAGTATCGCAAGCAACATCAACACCAGAAAAATAACACAAAAAATTAA
- a CDS encoding LysR family transcriptional regulator gives MEIQWLRAFLAIAERGSVSEGATQLHLTQPAVSKRLASLEQQLGTALFNRIGRRMQLTGAGRALLPRARHILNEISNTERELRALSSSVSGSLRIATSHHVGLHHLPPVLREFSNRYPQVALDIDFVDSEQAYEALMAAKYELAVVTLALKDYPHLNAQVIWPDPCVVVAAPEHPLAKIPELELTDLANFPAILPDLNTYTGRLIKREFDAQGLKLSAKLATNFLETIKMMACVGLGWSVLPHTLVDESLAVLPVKKLQVLRNLGVISHRGRTLSNAARALQQMLFEAAN, from the coding sequence TTGGAAATCCAATGGCTTAGAGCCTTCCTGGCAATTGCCGAACGGGGCTCAGTCTCTGAAGGAGCAACACAGCTGCACTTGACCCAGCCTGCAGTAAGCAAACGCCTTGCATCCCTTGAGCAGCAACTTGGCACAGCGCTGTTCAACCGCATCGGCCGCCGCATGCAACTGACCGGCGCCGGTCGCGCCCTACTGCCGCGTGCCCGGCATATTCTCAATGAAATTAGCAATACCGAGCGGGAGTTGCGTGCTCTGAGCAGCTCTGTAAGCGGCAGTCTGCGTATTGCCACCAGCCACCATGTCGGGCTGCATCACTTGCCGCCAGTACTCAGGGAATTCAGTAACCGCTACCCACAGGTAGCCCTGGATATCGATTTCGTGGATTCAGAACAAGCCTATGAGGCACTTATGGCGGCCAAATATGAGCTTGCCGTAGTAACTCTGGCCCTGAAGGACTACCCACATCTCAATGCGCAGGTTATCTGGCCCGACCCCTGTGTAGTGGTGGCAGCACCTGAGCACCCCCTGGCAAAAATCCCCGAGCTGGAGCTGACTGACCTAGCCAACTTCCCCGCCATACTGCCAGACCTAAACACCTATACCGGACGCCTGATCAAGCGCGAATTCGACGCGCAGGGATTAAAGCTCAGCGCCAAACTGGCCACCAATTTTCTGGAAACCATCAAGATGATGGCCTGCGTCGGCCTTGGTTGGAGCGTGCTGCCGCATACTCTGGTAGATGAGAGCCTCGCCGTGTTACCGGTGAAAAAACTGCAGGTGCTGCGCAACCTCGGTGTGATCAGTCATCGCGGCCGCACCCTGAGCAATGCCGCCAGAGCTCTGCAACAAATGCTTTTTGAAGCCGCAAATTAA
- the leuD gene encoding 3-isopropylmalate dehydratase small subunit: protein MRAFTLHEGLVVPMDRANVDTDLIIPKQFLKSIKRTGFGPNLFDELRYLDEGFPGQDCSGRPINPDFPLNFPRYQGGSVLLARENFGCGSSREHAPWALDDHGFRAIIAPSFADIFFNNCFKNGLLPIVLPEEVVHQLFEETHGQEGYSLTIDLELQHVRKPCGEMIPFGVDAFHKHCLLNGLDHIGLTLEHSEDIRAYEDVRRKNAPWLFDAVQ, encoded by the coding sequence ATGAGAGCATTTACCCTGCATGAAGGCCTTGTGGTGCCGATGGATCGTGCCAATGTGGATACGGATCTGATCATTCCCAAGCAATTTCTCAAGTCCATCAAGCGCACCGGGTTTGGTCCCAATTTGTTTGATGAACTGCGCTATCTGGATGAAGGCTTTCCCGGACAAGACTGCTCCGGCCGTCCAATCAATCCGGATTTCCCGTTAAATTTCCCGCGCTACCAGGGTGGTTCGGTGTTGCTGGCGCGGGAGAATTTTGGCTGTGGCTCCAGTCGTGAGCACGCGCCTTGGGCATTGGATGATCACGGTTTCCGCGCAATTATCGCTCCCAGTTTTGCCGATATCTTTTTTAATAACTGTTTTAAAAACGGCCTGTTGCCGATTGTATTGCCGGAAGAGGTGGTACACCAGCTGTTTGAAGAAACCCATGGGCAGGAAGGCTATTCATTGACTATCGATCTGGAACTACAGCACGTGCGCAAGCCCTGTGGTGAGATGATCCCTTTTGGGGTAGATGCCTTCCATAAACACTGCCTGCTCAATGGCCTCGATCATATCGGCCTGACCCTGGAGCACTCAGAAGATATTCGCGCTTATGAAGACGTGCGACGTAAAAACGCCCCCTGGCTTTTTGATGCGGTTCAGTAA
- the leuC gene encoding 3-isopropylmalate dehydratase large subunit: MAGQTLYDKLWRDHVVMTRDDGSALIYIDRHLIHEVTSPQAFEGLRLAGRAPWRKDSLVATPDHNVPSESTERAAGVSGIRDDISRIQVQTLDENCRDFDVVQFGINEPGQGIVHVIGPETGATLPGMTVVCGDSHTSTHGALGALAHGIGTSEVEHVMATQCLTQKKMKNMLVRVDGELRAGVTAKDVVLAIIGRIGTAGGTGYAIEFGGDVIRNMSMEGRMTVCNMAIEGGARAGMVAVDQITLDYVKGKPYAPKGEHWDLAVEAWSDLHSDVDAEFDAVVELRGEDIEPQVSWGTSPEMVVPVSANVPDPAAESDSTKRTGIVRALEYMGLEAGQKICDIHLDRVFIGSCTNSRIEDLRAAAEVAQGRHKADSVKQVLVVPGSQAVKAQAEQEGLHEIFVQAGFEWREPSCSMCLAMNADKLGAGEHCASTSNRNFEGRQGYGGRTHLVSPSMAAAAAIAGHFVDVREMVPVQAEEEMA; the protein is encoded by the coding sequence GTGGCAGGGCAAACACTCTACGATAAACTTTGGCGGGACCATGTGGTCATGACCCGTGACGATGGCTCGGCGTTGATCTATATCGATCGTCACCTGATTCATGAAGTGACCTCCCCCCAGGCTTTCGAAGGCCTGCGACTGGCGGGGCGCGCCCCTTGGCGCAAAGATTCTCTGGTGGCAACTCCAGACCATAACGTGCCCTCCGAGAGTACTGAGCGCGCCGCAGGCGTGAGCGGTATCCGCGATGATATTTCCCGTATTCAGGTACAGACCCTGGATGAGAACTGCCGTGACTTCGATGTGGTGCAGTTCGGTATTAATGAACCGGGGCAGGGCATCGTGCATGTAATCGGTCCCGAGACCGGGGCGACGCTTCCCGGTATGACTGTAGTATGTGGCGACTCACACACATCTACTCACGGTGCCCTGGGTGCACTGGCCCACGGCATAGGCACTTCAGAGGTGGAGCACGTGATGGCCACCCAGTGCCTGACCCAGAAAAAGATGAAAAACATGCTTGTGCGCGTAGATGGTGAACTTCGCGCTGGCGTTACCGCCAAGGACGTTGTGCTGGCGATTATTGGCAGGATTGGTACTGCCGGGGGCACAGGTTACGCGATTGAGTTCGGTGGTGACGTCATTCGCAATATGTCCATGGAAGGTCGTATGACCGTGTGCAATATGGCGATTGAGGGCGGCGCACGCGCGGGTATGGTGGCGGTTGACCAGATCACTCTCGATTATGTGAAGGGTAAACCCTACGCACCCAAGGGTGAACACTGGGACCTGGCGGTTGAGGCCTGGAGTGATCTGCACTCCGATGTCGATGCTGAGTTTGATGCGGTTGTCGAGTTGCGTGGTGAGGATATTGAACCCCAGGTGAGCTGGGGTACCTCCCCGGAAATGGTGGTGCCGGTCAGTGCCAATGTGCCTGACCCCGCTGCCGAGAGCGATTCCACCAAGCGAACTGGTATTGTGCGTGCGTTGGAGTATATGGGGCTTGAGGCAGGACAGAAAATCTGTGATATCCACTTGGACCGTGTGTTTATCGGCTCCTGTACAAATTCCCGTATTGAGGACCTGCGCGCCGCAGCTGAAGTGGCCCAAGGCAGGCATAAGGCAGACAGTGTCAAGCAGGTGTTGGTTGTACCCGGCTCACAGGCGGTGAAGGCCCAGGCGGAACAGGAAGGGTTGCATGAAATTTTTGTGCAGGCAGGCTTTGAGTGGCGAGAGCCATCCTGCTCCATGTGTTTGGCCATGAATGCGGACAAACTGGGGGCTGGGGAGCATTGTGCTTCAACTTCCAACCGCAACTTTGAAGGGCGTCAGGGTTACGGTGGCCGCACCCACCTGGTGAGCCCCAGTATGGCTGCGGCTGCTGCAATTGCAGGGCACTTTGTCGACGTACGTGAAATGGTGCCGGTGCAAGCTGAAGAGGAGATGGCCTGA
- the leuB gene encoding 3-isopropylmalate dehydrogenase, protein MILPGDGIGPEIVEQAMAVLEVASGKFNLGLKFEQGLIGGSSIDAHGEPLTDEALKAAGECDAVLLGAVGGPQWDTLEREIRPEKGLLKIRSGLGLYANLRPAILYPQLADASSLKPEVVSGLDILIVRELTGGIYFGEPRGIQTLENGERQGFNTYVYSESEIERIARSAFEAAQKRNGKLCSVDKANVLEVTVLWREVLDRLAPEYPDVELSHMYVDNAAMQLVRAPKQFDVMVTGNMFGDILSDAAAMLTGSIGMLPSASLNENGFGLYEPCHGSAPDIAGQGIANPLATILSAAMMLRYSLNMSEAAEAIEAAVSKVLEQGLRTADIYTEGSQKVTTAEMGAAVVAAL, encoded by the coding sequence ATGATTTTGCCGGGCGACGGCATTGGCCCGGAAATTGTTGAACAGGCGATGGCGGTACTGGAAGTCGCGTCTGGAAAATTTAATTTGGGGCTTAAATTTGAGCAGGGCCTGATTGGTGGTTCTTCAATTGATGCTCATGGTGAGCCTCTTACTGATGAGGCTCTCAAGGCTGCCGGCGAGTGTGATGCGGTATTGCTCGGTGCTGTCGGCGGACCACAGTGGGATACCCTGGAGCGGGAAATCCGCCCGGAGAAGGGCCTGTTAAAAATTCGCAGTGGCCTCGGCTTGTATGCCAACCTGCGCCCGGCGATTCTTTACCCCCAATTGGCAGACGCCTCCTCCCTGAAACCGGAAGTGGTTTCCGGGCTGGATATTTTGATTGTGCGTGAGCTGACCGGCGGCATTTACTTTGGAGAGCCTCGCGGCATCCAGACCCTGGAAAACGGTGAGCGCCAGGGTTTTAACACCTATGTTTACAGTGAGTCGGAAATTGAGCGTATTGCGCGTAGCGCCTTTGAGGCAGCGCAAAAACGCAACGGCAAACTCTGCTCTGTCGATAAGGCCAATGTGCTGGAAGTCACTGTGCTCTGGAGAGAGGTGTTGGATCGCCTGGCGCCGGAATACCCTGATGTTGAGCTGTCTCATATGTACGTGGACAACGCTGCTATGCAGTTGGTGCGTGCGCCCAAGCAGTTCGATGTAATGGTCACCGGCAATATGTTTGGCGATATTCTCTCAGACGCCGCCGCCATGCTTACTGGATCCATCGGTATGTTGCCTTCTGCTTCTTTGAATGAGAACGGTTTTGGCCTGTATGAGCCGTGCCATGGTTCCGCACCAGATATTGCCGGGCAGGGGATTGCGAATCCGTTGGCTACGATTCTCTCCGCTGCCATGATGCTGCGCTACTCACTCAATATGAGCGAAGCTGCGGAAGCTATCGAGGCTGCGGTGAGCAAGGTGCTGGAGCAGGGTTTACGTACTGCGGATATTTATACCGAGGGCAGTCAAAAGGTTACCACCGCAGAAATGGGAGCTGCCGTCGTCGCTGCATTGTAA
- a CDS encoding carboxylesterase, whose amino-acid sequence MENFHKYFEQKGFTCHSPAYRHHDIKHSEEKRNPLIGTSIRDYVRDTVNFVKNLNKKPILVGHSLGGVIAQKIAAKGLAKAIVLLNGSINWGILPTTDQECVLGRTLMTSGKFWESVLLPDFEIMARFGLNKLNTKDQHKAFDQLGPESGKVFFELFFWIFDENKTTKVEYEKIMCPVLMVSGSDDFAIPPSTSYLIAKQHYSKTTFYIAEGYGHYLMLEPNWLRIAEFCKNWIINQERMT is encoded by the coding sequence ATGGAGAATTTCCATAAGTATTTTGAGCAAAAAGGGTTTACCTGCCACAGCCCTGCATATCGCCACCATGACATTAAGCACTCAGAGGAAAAGCGCAACCCCCTTATCGGAACAAGTATCAGAGACTACGTCAGGGATACTGTAAACTTCGTAAAAAATTTGAATAAGAAGCCAATTTTGGTCGGACACTCCTTAGGTGGAGTCATCGCACAAAAGATAGCCGCCAAGGGGCTTGCAAAAGCGATAGTGCTACTGAACGGAAGTATTAACTGGGGAATTCTACCAACAACAGATCAAGAGTGTGTGCTTGGCAGAACCTTAATGACTTCTGGGAAATTTTGGGAGAGTGTGCTACTCCCCGACTTCGAAATAATGGCTAGATTTGGGCTCAATAAACTAAACACAAAAGATCAACATAAAGCCTTTGACCAGCTGGGACCGGAATCAGGCAAAGTATTTTTCGAGCTATTTTTCTGGATCTTCGACGAAAACAAAACCACCAAAGTTGAGTATGAAAAAATTATGTGCCCTGTATTGATGGTGTCCGGCTCAGATGACTTTGCAATCCCTCCCTCCACATCATACCTTATAGCTAAACAACATTACTCTAAAACGACCTTTTATATCGCTGAGGGCTACGGTCATTACTTAATGCTGGAGCCCAATTGGTTGAGAATTGCCGAGTTTTGCAAAAACTGGATAATCAATCAGGAAAGGATGACCTAG